A portion of the Glandiceps talaboti chromosome 13, keGlaTala1.1, whole genome shotgun sequence genome contains these proteins:
- the LOC144444753 gene encoding amyloid beta precursor like protein 2-like: MVRATCFLLALIALVYTGSQASYVEALASAVDLSNGHPAPRIAMSCGEINKHIDITTGEWVNDEDDSSDCFETKPEILDYCKKMYPEMDITNIVEANDKEEVNEWCKIGNIGKCKHTHKVTPYRCVVGQFESDALMVPSGCKFSHIHGSLCTTHDKWRVQAKESCENLKMEIHKYGMLLPCNVDKFSGVEFVCCPVEPEEKKETEPLPNVEPLSIDGVDPSEDEHDAYFILDEEQEDPKEEHIEFEKARERLEQHHKERMSKVMRQWEEAEENYENLKKSDPVTAEKERKEMMERFQTTVMSLEQEAEALKQQLRDTHLTRIEKAINKKKEQALDMYTKALQASNPKPKDILHGLQKFIRAEYKDRVHSVHHFKHLRQSNPKKATEIKPALLEHLFEIEDRINQSIAMLKKQLPNMYSVLQDKINDMVSDGDQDYIESSLFLKPEPIIAMDNTKPVALEVEQEEPEMEEVEKPAQFDWIDENEKEEMMDPDVKEMLVDTTAAPEETTYDDETKEDESVLPEQHKPMAQQYAANKNSNFKVKQAFADQPSVVKKKMPYMKKSALALGLVGGAVAVATVVIIALVVVRKKSQRVPVNHGFVEVDPKMTMEQRHINMMQQNGYENPTYKYFEMQ; this comes from the exons GCTCTTGCTAGTGCAGTTGACCTGTCCAATGGACACCCAGCTCCAAGGATAGCAATGTCATGCGGAGAGATCAACAAACATATCGACATCACAACAGGTGAATGGGTAAATGATGAAGATGACAGTTCTGATTGTTTTGAAACCAAACCAGAAATACTAGATTACTGTAAAAAG ATGTACCCAGAAATGGATATAACCAATATTGTGGAAGCTAATGACAAAGAAGAAGTTAATGAGTGGTGTAAGATTGGTAACATTGGtaaatgtaaacatacacacaaagtgaCACCCTACAGATGTGTAG TTGGTCAGTTTGAGAGTGACGCACTAATGGTACCCAGTGGCTGTAAGTTTTCACACATACACGGATCATTGTGCACAACTCACGACAAGTGGCGTGTGCAAGCCAAGGAATCCTGTGAAAACCTAAAGATGGAAATACACAAGTATGGCATGCTGCTACCATGTAACGTTGATAAATTCAGTGGTGTGGAATTTGTATGCTGTCCAGTAGAACCAGAAGAGAAGAAAGAAA CTGAACCACTCCCAAATGTTGAACCTCTGAGCATCGATGGAGTTGACCCTAGTGAGGATGAACATGACGCTTACTTCATTCTGGATGAAGAACAGGAAGATCCCAAAGAAGAGCATATTGAATTTGAGAAAGCCCGCGAACGTCTGGAACAGCACCATAAAGAACGTATGTCCAAAGTGATGAGACAGTGGGAGGAAGCCGAGGAAAACTACGAGAATTTGAAGAAGTCTGACCCAGTAACTGCTGAGAAGGAAAGAAAGGAAATGATGGAG AGATTCCAGACCACTGTAATGTCACTAGAACAAGAGGCAGAAGCTCTCAAACAACAATTACGGGATACGCATCTTACTCGCATTGAAAAGGCTATCAACAAGAAGAAGGAACAAGCTCTGGATATGTACACTAAGGCACTCCAAGCTAGCAACCCCAAG CCTAAAGACATCCTGCATGGTTTACAAAAGTTCATCCGTGCTGAGTACAAAGACCGTGTCCACAGTGTCCACCACTTCAAACATCTGAGACAATCAAATCCCAAGAAGGCTACTGAAATCAAACCAGCACTGTTGGAGCACCTCTTTGAAATTGAAGACCGTATCAACCAGAGTATTGCAATGCTGAAGAAACAACTACCAAACATGTACTCTGTCCTACAAGATAAAATCA ATGATATGGTGAGTGATGGTGACCAAGACTACATTGAGAGTTCACTCTTCCTGAAGCCTGAACCAATTATCGCAATGGACAACACCAAACCTGTAGCACTTGAAGTTGAGCAGGAAGAACCCGAAATGGAAGAAGTAGAAAAACCAGCTCAGTTTGATTGGATAGATGAAAATGAGAAGGAGGAAATGATGGACCCAGATGTTAAAGAAATGCTCGTAGATACAA CTGCCGCCCCTGAGGAGACAACTTATGACGACGAAACGAAGGAAGACGAGTCTGTCCTACCTGAACAACATAAACCAATGGCTCAACAGTATGCCGCTAACAAGAACAGTAATTTCAAAGTCAAGCAAGCCTTTGCTGAC CAACCATCAGTGGTTAAGAAGAAGATGCCCTACATGAAGAAATCAGCCCTTGCATTAGGCCTTGTTGGTGGCGCCGTCGCTGTGGCAACAGTTGTGATTATCGCTTTGGTGGTTGTGCGTAAGAAGTCTCAGCGAGTACCAGTCAATCATGGCTTCGTTGAAGTGGATCCCAAAATGACCATGGAACAGAGGCACATCAACATGATGCAACAGAATGGATATGAAAACCCCACATATAAATACTTTGAAATGCAGTAG